Proteins from one Amycolatopsis benzoatilytica AK 16/65 genomic window:
- a CDS encoding MMPL family transporter, with protein sequence MAVGVLAMAGFVLGGLAKVRVETSVDSFLPTDDPVVRQFEAESGSFGGDPIVVLLESEQPRAQLDQQHLPALLNLEGRLSRLPDVAAAYGPGTTLNQIAGRTQDLLAELSGRRDAVRSQAQQGKTGKNAEKAGDAAVAAFDARYGPLLVQGMPAGLPTLHNPSFVNTVVYTGTGQPRPQWRFVVPSDRSVAILVRPREGLDQQGTERLVRAVRDAVATAKPDARRITVSGVPVIAVSLGEQVQREIPWIGGTALLAVAACFLAIPWTRKVRRRLVPVMTTVVAIGLTLSVFGWLGRPLSLGVVAFLPVLLGVGSYYPTYFAQQARRRVVLAVATATAAAFAMLLLSPLPFVRQLGLALSMGVLIAALVGMLLIRGLSFTAEPDRPLDETVSSSRAATSPRWVRVAAGAVAGAVALAGWMALPRIELESNFQSFAAGLDALTDAQHVESVIGSSGEVALVLNGPDVLSPEAVKWTSDAQESIVSRHGDQMRPVVSPPTLLQFLGSSPTASQIAAGVRLLPPYLMGAVLRNDRTSALLSFGVRMEDLSELRALRDDVVRHLPPPPQGYHVDLTGLPMVAVRGNELVSADRLLTNLAGILAAGAVLLIALRQRADAARAVAAAAIATGAGLCFLWLAGVPLSPVTAGLGSLTAAVGCEFTVLLSEAARRRSRGLRVSILLAASTSTVGYAVLVLSKLAAVREFGILLAGSVVLALLSAGCVVWLWPPRDRVAGAATPVPEPVGRVVVEAGR encoded by the coding sequence GTGGCCGTGGGCGTGCTCGCGATGGCGGGCTTCGTGCTCGGCGGGCTCGCGAAGGTGCGGGTCGAGACGAGCGTGGACTCGTTCCTGCCCACCGACGACCCGGTGGTGCGCCAGTTCGAGGCGGAGTCGGGCTCCTTCGGCGGGGACCCGATCGTCGTCCTGCTGGAGTCCGAGCAGCCGCGGGCCCAGCTCGACCAGCAGCACCTGCCGGCACTGCTCAACCTCGAAGGCCGGCTGTCCCGGCTGCCCGACGTCGCGGCCGCGTACGGTCCCGGTACCACGCTGAACCAGATCGCCGGGCGGACGCAGGACCTTCTCGCGGAGCTGTCCGGACGGCGCGACGCCGTCCGGTCCCAAGCCCAGCAGGGCAAGACCGGCAAGAACGCGGAGAAGGCCGGCGACGCCGCGGTCGCCGCGTTCGACGCCCGGTACGGGCCGCTGCTGGTGCAGGGCATGCCGGCCGGCCTCCCGACCCTGCACAATCCGTCCTTCGTGAACACGGTCGTGTACACCGGTACCGGCCAACCCCGTCCGCAGTGGCGGTTCGTCGTGCCCTCCGACCGGTCGGTGGCAATTCTCGTCCGCCCGCGCGAGGGCCTGGACCAGCAGGGCACGGAACGGCTGGTCCGGGCGGTCCGTGACGCCGTCGCGACGGCCAAGCCGGACGCGCGGCGGATCACGGTGTCCGGGGTCCCGGTCATCGCCGTGTCCCTGGGCGAGCAGGTGCAACGCGAGATCCCGTGGATCGGCGGGACCGCCCTGCTCGCGGTGGCCGCGTGCTTCCTGGCGATTCCCTGGACGCGGAAGGTGCGCCGCAGGCTGGTGCCGGTCATGACGACCGTCGTCGCGATCGGGCTGACGCTCTCGGTTTTCGGGTGGCTCGGGCGGCCGTTGTCGCTCGGCGTCGTGGCCTTCCTGCCCGTCCTGCTCGGCGTCGGGAGCTACTACCCGACCTACTTCGCCCAGCAGGCCAGACGCCGGGTGGTACTGGCAGTCGCCACCGCCACCGCCGCGGCGTTCGCGATGCTGCTGCTGTCCCCGTTGCCGTTCGTCCGTCAACTCGGTCTTGCGCTTTCGATGGGGGTGCTCATCGCCGCGCTGGTCGGCATGCTCCTCATCCGCGGTCTCTCGTTCACCGCCGAACCGGACCGGCCGCTCGATGAGACGGTCTCCTCGTCGCGCGCTGCGACGTCGCCTCGATGGGTTCGGGTCGCCGCTGGCGCCGTCGCGGGCGCGGTGGCGCTGGCCGGCTGGATGGCGCTCCCGCGGATCGAGCTGGAAAGCAACTTCCAGAGCTTCGCCGCCGGACTGGACGCGCTCACCGATGCCCAGCACGTCGAATCCGTCATCGGGTCGTCGGGCGAGGTCGCCCTCGTCCTCAACGGTCCTGATGTGCTGTCGCCCGAGGCCGTGAAATGGACCAGCGATGCGCAAGAAAGCATCGTCTCGCGACACGGTGACCAGATGCGCCCCGTCGTGTCGCCGCCGACCTTGCTGCAGTTTCTGGGCAGCTCGCCCACGGCGAGCCAGATCGCGGCCGGGGTCCGGTTGCTGCCGCCGTACCTCATGGGCGCGGTCCTGCGCAACGACCGGACCTCCGCGCTGCTGAGCTTCGGCGTGCGGATGGAAGACCTGAGCGAGCTGCGAGCCCTGCGCGACGACGTGGTGCGGCACTTGCCGCCGCCCCCGCAGGGGTATCACGTGGACCTGACCGGCTTGCCGATGGTCGCGGTCCGCGGCAACGAGCTGGTGTCGGCCGACCGCCTGCTCACCAACCTGGCCGGGATCCTGGCCGCGGGCGCGGTCCTGCTGATCGCGCTGCGGCAGCGGGCCGACGCGGCGCGCGCGGTCGCGGCGGCCGCTATCGCCACCGGTGCGGGGCTGTGCTTCCTGTGGCTGGCCGGGGTGCCGCTGAGCCCCGTCACGGCTGGCTTGGGATCGCTGACCGCGGCGGTCGGGTGCGAGTTCACGGTGCTGCTGTCGGAAGCCGCCCGCCGTCGCAGCAGGGGACTTCGGGTGTCGATCCTGCTCGCCGCGTCCACCTCCACCGTGGGGTACGCGGTCCTGGTGCTGTCCAAGCTGGCCGCCGTACGCGAGTTCGGCATCCTGCTGGCTGGCTCGGTCGTGCTGGCGTTGCTGTCCGCGGGCTGCGTGGTGTGGCTCTGGCCACCGCGTGACCGCGTTGCCGGGGCGGCGACGCCCGTTCCCGAACCTGTCGGACGAGTCGTGGTGGAGGCGGGTCGATGA
- a CDS encoding MlaD family protein yields the protein MRIPHSAMPVIRLIVLVVFATACAVFFGYLWVNSGGKLPFSSPRYTLTATFPRVANLVPDSDVMISGVAVGKVAEIKNDGGRAHVTMELDQQYPLHGGVTVQVRNKTLVEETFLQLTDGDGPALDSGAVLPANAGKPAVGLNDVLASIDPSTRQALASTVRSLGASTKDSQDSISRALSGLGDLGREGQGALAALAAQSDDLKKLSGNAANLLAALDTRQGQIAQLVRDADTLTKTTADGGQDLQTVLRELPGVLDDAKSASDGLNELSGALAPVAKNLNAAAPDLSKALEQLPQTAGDLRGLLPSLNGVLDHAPDTLARVPVVAADAHQLLPTLNVALGDVNPMLSYLQPYGHDVAAMFTNMGQALARGDDNGTALRVFIILNEQSLRGNPLNLNNIPPLDKSNPYPAPGQSLNPGPYPGGAYPRVEKGTK from the coding sequence ATGAGGATCCCCCATTCCGCGATGCCGGTGATCCGGCTGATCGTGCTCGTCGTGTTCGCCACCGCCTGCGCCGTGTTCTTCGGCTACCTCTGGGTGAACTCCGGCGGCAAGCTCCCCTTCAGCAGCCCCCGCTACACGCTCACGGCGACCTTCCCGCGCGTGGCGAACCTCGTGCCCGACTCCGACGTGATGATCAGCGGTGTCGCCGTCGGCAAGGTGGCCGAGATCAAGAACGACGGCGGCCGCGCGCACGTCACCATGGAGCTCGATCAGCAGTACCCGCTGCACGGCGGGGTGACGGTCCAGGTCCGGAACAAGACGCTGGTGGAGGAAACCTTCCTCCAGCTGACCGACGGCGACGGTCCGGCGCTCGACAGCGGAGCAGTTCTGCCGGCGAACGCGGGCAAGCCCGCTGTCGGCCTGAACGACGTGCTGGCCAGCATCGACCCCTCGACCAGGCAGGCGCTGGCGAGCACCGTCCGCTCGCTCGGGGCGTCCACGAAGGACAGCCAGGACAGCATCTCCCGCGCCTTGAGCGGTCTCGGCGACCTCGGGCGGGAGGGACAAGGCGCGCTGGCCGCGCTGGCCGCGCAGAGCGATGACCTGAAGAAGCTGAGCGGGAACGCCGCGAACCTGCTCGCCGCACTTGACACCCGGCAAGGCCAGATCGCGCAGCTGGTGCGTGACGCGGACACCCTGACGAAGACCACCGCGGACGGCGGGCAAGACCTCCAGACCGTCCTGCGGGAGCTGCCGGGCGTCCTGGACGACGCCAAGAGCGCGAGCGACGGCCTGAACGAGCTGTCGGGTGCGCTCGCGCCCGTCGCGAAGAACCTCAACGCCGCCGCCCCGGACTTGAGCAAGGCATTGGAACAGCTGCCGCAAACCGCCGGCGACCTGCGCGGCCTGCTGCCCTCGCTCAACGGCGTGCTCGACCACGCGCCGGACACGCTGGCGCGGGTGCCGGTGGTCGCCGCCGACGCCCATCAGCTGCTGCCGACGCTGAACGTCGCGCTCGGCGACGTCAACCCGATGCTGTCCTACCTGCAGCCGTACGGGCACGACGTCGCGGCGATGTTCACCAACATGGGGCAGGCCCTGGCGAGGGGCGACGACAACGGCACGGCTTTGCGCGTCTTCATCATCCTCAACGAGCAGAGCCTGCGCGGGAACCCGCTCAACCTCAACAACATCCCGCCCCTGGACAAGAGCAACCCGTACCCGGCACCCGGCCAGTCCTTGAACCCTGGGCCGTACCCGGGCGGCGCATACCCGCGAGTGGAGAAGGGAACGAAGTGA
- a CDS encoding MlaD family protein: protein MTRERGRIKKTWERVRSEPKLGRNVLTLVALVALGLAVGGYIVSQQGAGTTTWPWQDRFVMKAEFDNAPAVSPGNGQEVRIAGVKVGQIDSASVSDDGKALLTLSIDPRYKVYDNARTVLRPKSPLNEMYVEIDPGGPPGKEIPQDGTLPASHSQRPIQVDEVLGHLDDNTLNALTSLVKESDAALAHAPQSLANGLSATDQVATDLKPVVTALQTRKDTLAKLVTALAQISKSVGGNDARLSALAKSLRETLGAAGAQSGPLNASLAQLPDLTRQLDEATSSVVGLSDQLDPTLENLRKASGELPDSLSKLTKAVDQAGNTVDQATPVVAKAKPVVDDLRPLVGDLNGTLPDLHEITGRLNQVTAAVLPYLNDLSAFVYQTNSLTSLHDANGGILRGLLEFTPSSLRIAGVGAPSGQTPR from the coding sequence ATGACCCGCGAGCGAGGCCGGATCAAGAAGACCTGGGAACGCGTCCGCAGCGAGCCGAAGCTCGGCCGGAACGTGCTCACGCTGGTGGCGCTGGTGGCGCTCGGACTGGCGGTCGGGGGCTACATCGTCAGTCAGCAGGGCGCGGGGACCACGACCTGGCCGTGGCAGGACAGGTTCGTCATGAAGGCGGAGTTCGACAACGCTCCCGCGGTCAGCCCGGGCAACGGCCAGGAGGTCCGGATCGCCGGCGTGAAGGTCGGCCAGATCGACTCGGCGTCCGTCTCGGACGACGGCAAGGCGCTGCTCACCCTCTCGATCGACCCGCGGTACAAGGTGTACGACAACGCGCGCACGGTGCTGCGTCCGAAGAGCCCGCTCAACGAGATGTACGTCGAAATCGACCCCGGCGGGCCGCCGGGGAAGGAAATCCCGCAGGACGGGACGCTCCCGGCGAGCCACTCGCAGCGGCCGATCCAGGTCGACGAGGTGCTCGGGCACCTGGACGACAACACGTTGAACGCGCTGACGTCCTTGGTCAAGGAGTCCGACGCGGCCTTGGCGCACGCACCGCAGTCGCTCGCGAACGGTCTCTCGGCGACCGACCAAGTCGCGACCGACCTCAAGCCGGTCGTGACGGCGCTGCAGACCCGCAAGGACACGCTGGCGAAGCTGGTGACCGCACTGGCGCAGATCTCCAAGTCCGTCGGCGGGAACGACGCGCGGCTGTCGGCACTGGCCAAGAGCCTGCGGGAGACGCTCGGAGCCGCTGGCGCGCAGAGCGGTCCGCTCAACGCGTCGCTGGCGCAGCTGCCCGACCTGACTCGCCAGCTCGACGAGGCGACGAGCAGCGTGGTCGGGCTGAGCGACCAGCTCGATCCGACGCTGGAAAACCTGCGCAAGGCGTCAGGCGAGCTGCCCGATTCCCTGTCGAAGCTGACGAAGGCGGTGGACCAGGCCGGCAACACGGTGGACCAGGCGACCCCGGTCGTGGCGAAGGCCAAGCCCGTCGTCGACGACCTGCGCCCGCTCGTCGGCGACCTCAACGGGACGCTGCCGGACCTGCACGAGATCACCGGCCGGCTCAACCAGGTCACGGCGGCCGTCCTGCCCTACCTCAACGACCTGTCGGCCTTCGTCTACCAGACGAATTCCCTGACCAGCCTGCACGACGCCAACGGCGGGATCCTGCGCGGCCTGCTCGAGTTCACTCCGAGCAGCCTGCGGATCGCCGGTGTGGGCGCCCCGTCCGGCCAGACTCCCCGCTAG
- a CDS encoding MlaD family protein, whose translation MALGIKNWRRPKGKGSLFKLGAAFVVVALVAGVALFNKDRILTTLRPGTELTINFARDYRLQPFATEVKVAGVPIGKVVDVQEARDGSADVTVKVDDDVPAKLRTAPSAVIRAATVLGGRYYVDLVPGGEKGTPAGEIPKERTQVPVELGKVVGALSPNTLASLQKTVGRLDATLDDEGRAAIDQLLADAPGTLDPAGDVLRAAQGTRPRQDLADVVSGLESASSVLTKEPGQLDSIVQNLGKVSTVLGERAADLSDTVAGLPAALDSTNAGLSRLDGTLAKIKDVADPARPVARELDTALRHADPVLAKARPLVNDLKNLLADARPVVRDLVPAAQGLTTVLDDVRGPVLDRVNGPIKSTILSPYLGTGPYAGTSGDRPLYQELGYMLSNVDRASSMTDGNGASIAFEPGVGPGSVGGLPISLEQLFGNLMRLGQQQEGR comes from the coding sequence ATGGCTTTGGGTATCAAGAATTGGCGGCGGCCGAAGGGCAAGGGCTCGCTGTTCAAACTGGGCGCGGCGTTCGTCGTCGTGGCGCTCGTCGCGGGCGTCGCCCTGTTCAACAAGGACCGGATCCTCACCACGTTGCGGCCGGGCACGGAGCTGACCATCAACTTCGCGCGCGACTACCGGCTCCAGCCCTTCGCCACGGAGGTCAAGGTCGCCGGCGTCCCGATCGGCAAGGTGGTGGACGTCCAGGAGGCGCGGGACGGCTCCGCCGACGTCACGGTGAAGGTCGACGACGACGTGCCCGCCAAGCTGCGCACGGCGCCCTCGGCGGTGATCCGGGCGGCCACCGTGCTGGGCGGCAGGTACTACGTCGATCTCGTTCCCGGCGGGGAGAAGGGCACTCCGGCGGGCGAAATCCCGAAGGAGCGCACCCAGGTACCGGTCGAGCTCGGCAAGGTCGTCGGCGCACTGTCGCCGAACACCTTGGCCTCACTGCAGAAGACGGTCGGGCGGCTGGACGCCACGCTGGACGACGAAGGCCGCGCGGCGATCGATCAGTTGCTCGCCGACGCGCCGGGCACGCTGGACCCGGCCGGCGACGTCCTCCGCGCCGCCCAGGGCACCCGGCCCCGGCAAGACCTCGCCGACGTGGTGAGCGGACTCGAGTCGGCTTCCTCGGTGCTGACGAAGGAGCCGGGGCAGCTCGACTCGATCGTCCAGAACCTCGGCAAGGTCAGCACCGTGCTGGGGGAACGCGCAGCGGACTTGTCCGATACGGTCGCCGGCCTTCCGGCTGCGCTGGACTCGACGAATGCCGGGTTGTCCCGGCTGGACGGCACGCTGGCCAAGATCAAGGACGTCGCCGATCCGGCCCGTCCGGTGGCCCGCGAGCTCGACACGGCCCTGCGGCACGCCGATCCGGTGCTGGCGAAGGCACGTCCGCTGGTGAACGACCTGAAGAACCTGCTGGCCGACGCCAGACCCGTCGTCCGTGACCTCGTGCCGGCCGCGCAGGGCCTGACCACGGTGCTCGACGACGTGCGCGGACCGGTGCTCGACCGGGTGAACGGCCCGATCAAGTCCACGATCCTCTCGCCTTACCTCGGAACGGGACCGTACGCCGGCACTTCCGGTGACCGGCCGCTCTACCAGGAACTCGGATACATGCTGTCCAATGTGGACAGGGCGTCGTCGATGACCGACGGCAACGGCGCGTCGATCGCGTTCGAACCCGGCGTCGGCCCCGGCAGCGTCGGCGGGCTTCCGATCAGCCTCGAACAGCTCTTCGGCAACCTCATGAGGCTCGGACAGCAGCAGGAGGGGCGATGA
- a CDS encoding MlaD family protein, protein MASTAGRRRRSRFLGLVVLALFVASVGIAITASDGLPGKPTTVVKAAFGDVGALRSGDDIRIGGVRVGQVGDINLVGNQAVVELKFDGDKPIYRNSKAVTASVGARSALGQKYVDFTPGTPDAGVLGEDEVIPSAKTEGAQELSDVLAVFDEPTRKALQETLRETGGGVVGHQQDLRDALGSLPAELPDLGTVASALATNNGQDLTGTLRALDSLSGRFTQHQQEISALVGQLKTTLDSVGVDGGKPLADVVERAPDTLGKVRGALQSLQAPLADAQAAMSSLKPGADALGKATPDVRGVLREGVAPLDKVPGVAGPADSAVGALAQTFSDARPLAPAVRSAVGSAHVPLEILAPYSPEIASWFSYAANALSQGDAAGHWLRIYPLFNTESLSGALSAIKDPVAARNAYPEPGQAPRDKKSSLLGPR, encoded by the coding sequence ATGGCGAGCACAGCCGGCCGGAGGAGGAGGTCCCGGTTCCTCGGGCTCGTCGTCCTGGCCCTCTTCGTGGCCTCGGTCGGTATCGCGATCACCGCGAGCGACGGCCTGCCGGGCAAGCCGACGACGGTCGTGAAGGCCGCGTTCGGCGATGTCGGCGCCCTGCGCAGCGGCGACGACATCCGCATCGGCGGGGTGCGGGTCGGGCAGGTGGGCGACATCAACCTGGTCGGCAACCAGGCCGTCGTCGAGCTGAAGTTCGACGGCGACAAGCCGATTTACCGCAATTCCAAAGCCGTGACCGCATCGGTCGGCGCGCGATCGGCGCTAGGCCAGAAGTATGTCGACTTCACGCCGGGAACCCCCGACGCGGGCGTGCTCGGCGAGGACGAGGTCATCCCGTCGGCGAAGACCGAGGGAGCGCAGGAGCTTTCCGATGTGCTGGCCGTCTTCGACGAGCCGACGCGGAAGGCGCTGCAGGAAACACTGCGCGAGACCGGCGGCGGCGTCGTCGGGCACCAGCAGGATCTCCGCGACGCGCTGGGCTCCTTGCCCGCGGAACTGCCGGATCTCGGCACGGTGGCCAGCGCATTGGCCACGAACAACGGGCAGGACCTGACCGGGACGCTGCGTGCGCTGGACAGTCTCAGCGGCCGCTTCACCCAGCACCAGCAGGAGATCTCGGCGTTGGTCGGGCAGCTCAAGACCACGCTGGACTCGGTCGGCGTCGATGGCGGAAAGCCGCTGGCGGATGTCGTGGAGAGGGCGCCGGACACGCTGGGAAAGGTGCGTGGGGCACTGCAGTCGTTGCAGGCACCGCTCGCGGATGCCCAGGCGGCGATGTCGTCGCTGAAGCCGGGCGCGGACGCGCTGGGCAAGGCGACCCCGGACGTCCGCGGCGTGTTGCGCGAGGGCGTCGCGCCGCTCGACAAGGTGCCGGGCGTCGCCGGGCCGGCCGATTCGGCGGTCGGAGCGCTGGCACAGACTTTCTCCGACGCGCGGCCGCTCGCGCCGGCCGTGCGCTCGGCCGTGGGCTCGGCGCACGTGCCGCTCGAGATCCTCGCGCCGTACTCGCCGGAGATCGCGTCGTGGTTCTCCTACGCGGCCAACGCGCTCAGCCAGGGTGACGCGGCGGGTCACTGGCTGCGCATCTACCCGCTGTTCAACACCGAGTCCCTGTCCGGTGCCTTGAGCGCGATCAAGGACCCGGTCGCCGCGCGCAACGCCTATCCCGAACCGGGACAGGCACCGCGGGACAAGAAGAGCTCTCTGCTGGGGCCGAGGTGA
- a CDS encoding MlaD family protein, giving the protein MSNHSSRPRRPSRPASYRLRGLAVVVVACVGVTAGAAGANDKGQPGEITIVAKFTDASPLIPGNEVKVDGVDVGQVAAMTVDSDKHAAVALSLDRAALPVHTDAKVTLKPLSILGERYLDLDRGTPSAPVLQDGDVLPVRQTSVYTDLDQVLNTIDDPTGRSLAALVTVLGEGMRGNGRNADATIRALESSMNDTDGLAKVLKEQNGLLTSVVEKVEPVAQALAVDNGATLDGLLSSAQTATEATAKNRAALESTLSQLPDTLSAARKTLGQLAGTAQATTPVLQSIRPTTDNLSAISDELKKFSESLDPALASAKPVLDKAQGLLDAARPVVDQLKAAGPDLRTTVGSARPVVTDLTNNFGNVLNFVRNWALTTNGGDGVSHYFRAMLVVNPDLLTGLVPGFGAPNGAPTPPRQGPAPGTGTPAQGAPPLPLPSLPGLTGSGGVLGGLLAPGPQSDGGVTGLSQQQESGALQFLIGGGQ; this is encoded by the coding sequence ATGAGCAATCACAGCTCCCGGCCGCGCCGGCCGTCCCGTCCGGCGTCTTACCGGCTTCGCGGTCTGGCCGTGGTCGTCGTCGCGTGCGTCGGCGTGACCGCCGGTGCCGCGGGCGCGAACGACAAAGGACAACCCGGCGAGATCACTATCGTCGCCAAGTTCACCGACGCCAGCCCGCTGATCCCGGGCAACGAGGTGAAGGTCGACGGCGTCGACGTCGGCCAGGTCGCCGCCATGACGGTGGACAGCGACAAGCACGCCGCGGTGGCGCTCAGCCTGGACCGTGCGGCGCTGCCGGTGCACACCGACGCCAAGGTCACACTGAAACCGCTCAGCATCCTCGGCGAGCGGTACCTCGACCTGGACCGCGGGACGCCCTCAGCGCCCGTGCTCCAGGACGGCGACGTCCTGCCGGTGCGGCAGACCAGCGTCTACACCGATCTCGACCAGGTTCTCAACACCATCGACGACCCCACCGGGCGGTCGCTGGCGGCCTTGGTGACCGTGCTCGGCGAAGGCATGCGGGGGAACGGCCGGAATGCCGACGCGACCATCCGGGCGCTCGAGTCGTCCATGAACGACACCGACGGGCTGGCGAAGGTTCTCAAGGAACAGAACGGCCTGCTCACCAGCGTGGTCGAGAAGGTCGAACCGGTGGCGCAGGCGCTGGCCGTGGACAACGGGGCGACCCTCGACGGTCTCCTTTCGTCCGCGCAGACCGCGACCGAAGCCACCGCCAAGAACCGTGCCGCGCTCGAGTCGACCCTCAGCCAGCTGCCAGACACCCTTTCCGCGGCCCGGAAAACGCTCGGGCAGCTGGCTGGTACCGCGCAGGCCACGACGCCCGTCCTGCAGTCGATCAGGCCGACCACGGACAACCTGAGCGCCATCAGCGACGAGCTCAAGAAATTCTCCGAGTCGCTCGACCCGGCGCTGGCGAGCGCGAAGCCGGTCCTGGACAAGGCGCAAGGCCTGCTCGACGCGGCTCGCCCGGTGGTCGACCAGCTCAAGGCCGCCGGCCCGGACCTGCGGACCACTGTCGGCTCCGCCCGCCCGGTCGTCACCGACCTGACGAACAACTTCGGGAACGTGCTGAATTTCGTCCGCAACTGGGCTCTGACCACCAACGGCGGCGACGGGGTTTCCCACTACTTCCGGGCGATGCTCGTGGTCAACCCGGACCTGCTGACCGGCTTGGTGCCCGGATTCGGCGCGCCGAACGGAGCGCCCACCCCTCCGCGGCAGGGGCCTGCTCCGGGCACGGGCACGCCGGCTCAGGGAGCGCCGCCCCTGCCGCTGCCGAGCCTGCCCGGGCTCACCGGCTCGGGCGGGGTGCTCGGTGGTCTGCTGGCCCCCGGACCGCAGTCCGACGGCGGCGTGACCGGGCTCAGCCAGCAGCAGGAAAGCGGCGCTCTGCAGTTCCTCATCGGTGGAGGTCAGTGA
- a CDS encoding MlaD family protein, protein MKRVFTVGVLAVAALGVGVAAVAAMRSGDYEVGVLLDSATNVVSGGTVQVNGFEVGKVSDISVEGGKAKLVLALEGDHVPLHDGAQVRIEWKAALGERMVNITDGPSGNAEIPDHGMIKGDMPVPMEFDQVLNALDPPTRAKLSSLINRLDSTVNGNETNVNQTVRSAGPAVQALGEVLRGLGSDGPAIKQMVTQLDTMVGTLAGREADLRTVVDQLSKATSLTAQQHEALASALKKLPGTLRTAGKTLGDVPDAVGQAVPLLKDLEPATAKLPDVSRNLRPVLTDLRPLVAELRPALADAQILLNYTPGLLDAAHATAPGLNSAVSGLMPALSFLRPFTPEAVGLLSNWGSATGNYDANGHYGRVYIQAGASSVNVNPGIVPPGFSRDQTPLPGSPVGQPWTDAFGSGIR, encoded by the coding sequence ATGAAACGTGTGTTCACAGTCGGCGTCCTCGCGGTGGCGGCACTGGGCGTCGGGGTCGCTGCCGTCGCCGCGATGAGAAGCGGCGACTACGAGGTCGGCGTGCTCCTCGACTCCGCGACGAACGTGGTCTCCGGGGGAACCGTGCAGGTCAACGGTTTTGAAGTCGGCAAGGTGTCCGACATCTCGGTCGAGGGCGGCAAGGCGAAGCTGGTGCTCGCGCTCGAGGGCGACCACGTTCCCCTCCACGACGGCGCGCAGGTGCGGATCGAGTGGAAGGCGGCGCTCGGCGAGCGGATGGTGAACATCACCGACGGACCGAGCGGCAACGCGGAGATCCCCGACCACGGGATGATCAAGGGCGACATGCCGGTGCCGATGGAGTTCGACCAGGTGCTGAACGCTCTGGATCCGCCGACCCGGGCCAAGCTCAGCTCGTTGATCAACCGGCTCGACAGCACGGTCAACGGCAACGAGACCAACGTGAACCAGACGGTGCGCTCGGCCGGCCCCGCCGTCCAAGCGCTCGGTGAAGTGCTGCGAGGACTCGGCAGCGACGGGCCGGCCATCAAACAGATGGTCACTCAGCTCGACACCATGGTCGGAACCCTCGCCGGTCGTGAGGCCGACCTGCGCACGGTGGTCGACCAGCTGTCGAAGGCGACGTCGCTCACCGCGCAGCAGCACGAGGCGCTCGCCTCGGCGCTCAAGAAGCTGCCCGGCACCCTGCGAACCGCGGGCAAGACCTTGGGCGACGTGCCCGACGCGGTCGGGCAGGCGGTGCCGCTGCTCAAGGATCTCGAACCGGCGACGGCGAAGCTGCCGGACGTGAGCCGGAACCTCCGGCCGGTGCTGACCGACCTGCGGCCGCTGGTCGCCGAGTTGCGGCCGGCCCTGGCCGACGCGCAGATCCTGCTGAACTACACGCCGGGACTGCTGGACGCCGCGCACGCGACGGCCCCCGGCCTGAACTCGGCCGTGAGCGGCCTGATGCCCGCATTGAGCTTCCTGCGCCCGTTCACGCCGGAAGCGGTGGGCCTGCTGTCCAACTGGGGTTCGGCGACCGGCAACTACGACGCCAACGGCCACTACGGCCGCGTCTACATACAGGCCGGGGCGTCGAGCGTGAACGTCAATCCGGGCATCGTGCCGCCGGGCTTCAGCAGAGACCAGACCCCGTTGCCAGGATCGCCAGTCGGCCAGCCCTGGACCGACGCATTCGGGAGTGGGATCCGATGA